The genomic window AGGCGTGCTCCTCGCCGTCCTCGCCCACCCAGATGAGGGCGGCCTTGTTGCGGCGCTCCGAGTACACGTGGCGGTCGATGCAGTTCACCGTCACATTGAGCTTTCCGCCGACGAACCACTGGTGCGCGGGGGGGTCGAAGTGGCTGACGGCGGTGTAGGGCTCCATCCAGTCCACGAGCTTGGCCCGGTCCGCCCAGAAGCCGTCGGGATCGGATTCCGCGTGGGCCCGCTCCACCGCGTCGTTGGCGAGGTGGGCTTGGCGGGAGAGCCAGATCGGCGCGGGAATGACGTTCTCGTCCCGCTGCAGGCGCTGGATCGCGGCCTGCTGGGATTCGCTCAACTGCGCTGCAACATGAAGGTCGTCACGGGGTCCGGTGGCCATGCGATCAGCTCCTTTGTTGGGAAGTGACCCCGATGCTAGACGCAATCTCATAATAGTCGATGGGAAACTCCTGAAAGTTTCCCCGTGGGCCATGGTGAAATGGAGGTTCCCCCTTGTCGAGGTCGTCCATGCCCGTGCTAACCGATCCATTCCAATACAAAGGCCTCCGCCTGGGCAACCGGCTGGTAATGGCCCCCATGGCCACCGGCATGGCCGAGGGCCACCGGGCCACCGAGGCCCAGGTCGAGTGGTACCGGCAGCACGCACGTTCGAGCGTGGGCCTGGTCATCGTCGAAGCGACCGCCATCCTGCCCGACGCCATCATCCTGCCCCGGAACCTGGGCGTCTGGGAGGATGCCCAGATCCCCGGCCTCGCCGCCATCGCCGGGGCCATCCAGGCCGGAGGGGCCGCCGCGGTCCTCCAGCTCGTCCACGGCGGAGGCCGCTCCGTGCGGGCCGACCCGGCCGCGGAGCGCATCGCGCCCTCCCCCGTGGCCCTCCTGCCCGGACCCGCGCCCCGGGAGATGACCGAGGCCGAGATCCAGGACGTCATCCGCGCCTTCGCCGAGGGCGCCGCCCGGGCCCGGCGCGCCGGGTTCGACGGCGTGGAGATCCACGCCGCCCACTACTACCTCCTCTCCCAGTTCCTGTCGCCCCGCACCAACCACCGCACCGACCGGTGGGGGGGGAGCGAGGAGAACCGCTTCCGCCTGGGCATCGAGGTGGCCAGGGCCGTGCGCCTCGCCGTGGGCCCCGACTGCCTCGTCTTCTGCCGCATGCACAGCGTGGAGAACGTGGAGGGCGGGCTCGGCACGGACGAGGCCGTCCGTTTCGCCCAGGCCCTGGAGGCCGCGGGCGTGGACGTCATCGACGCCTCCGGCATCGGCCAGTCCAGCCTGGGCGACTGGGAGGGCCAGCCCTTCCTCAACACCAGCTCCGTGCCCCCCAAGGGCTCCCCCGGGGGCTCCTACGCCGCCTCCGCCAGGCGCATCCGCCAGGCGGTGGGGATTCCCGTCATCACCGTGGGCAAGCTCTCCGGCCCCGGTCTCGCCCAGCGCGTCCTGGACGCGGGCCAGGCCGACCTGGTGGCCCTGGCCCGGCCCCTCATCGCCGACTTCCGCGTGGCGGAGAAGCTCCTGGCGGGCCGGGACGCGGAGATCGAGCCGTGCCTGGAATGCCTGTCCTGCTTCGCCTCCATCCGCAAGGGCTCCATCCACTGCGCCGTGAACAAGGCCCTCTGACCTACTTGCGCAGGCTGGCCATGTAGGCCGCGGGTCCCTGTCCCGTGGCGTAGCCCTGGTGCCTCGCCAGCTCCTCTCCCGTCCCCGACAGCACGAGGACCGTGGGGAAGCCCGAGATCCGGTACTGCTCCTTGAGCGCCATGAGGGCCTTGAGGGCGGGATCGGCGG from Geothrix sp. 21YS21S-2 includes these protein-coding regions:
- a CDS encoding NADH:flavin oxidoreductase codes for the protein MPVLTDPFQYKGLRLGNRLVMAPMATGMAEGHRATEAQVEWYRQHARSSVGLVIVEATAILPDAIILPRNLGVWEDAQIPGLAAIAGAIQAGGAAAVLQLVHGGGRSVRADPAAERIAPSPVALLPGPAPREMTEAEIQDVIRAFAEGAARARRAGFDGVEIHAAHYYLLSQFLSPRTNHRTDRWGGSEENRFRLGIEVARAVRLAVGPDCLVFCRMHSVENVEGGLGTDEAVRFAQALEAAGVDVIDASGIGQSSLGDWEGQPFLNTSSVPPKGSPGGSYAASARRIRQAVGIPVITVGKLSGPGLAQRVLDAGQADLVALARPLIADFRVAEKLLAGRDAEIEPCLECLSCFASIRKGSIHCAVNKAL